Proteins co-encoded in one Streptococcus ruminicola genomic window:
- the ndk gene encoding nucleoside-diphosphate kinase, whose amino-acid sequence MEKTFFMIKPDGVKRGLVGEVLKRIERRGFKIEKLEMRMATPELLEKHYEDLVDRPFFPLIVDFMTSGPVIAGVMSGEEVITSWRTMMGATNPKEALPGTIRGDFAQAPAEGAATFNIVHGSDSPESVEREIALWFGE is encoded by the coding sequence ATGGAAAAAACTTTCTTTATGATTAAACCAGATGGCGTGAAACGCGGACTTGTTGGTGAAGTACTTAAACGTATTGAACGTCGTGGTTTCAAAATTGAAAAATTAGAAATGCGTATGGCAACTCCTGAGTTGTTAGAAAAACACTATGAAGACTTGGTTGACCGTCCATTCTTCCCACTAATCGTTGACTTTATGACAAGTGGTCCAGTGATTGCTGGTGTTATGTCAGGAGAAGAAGTGATTACTTCTTGGCGTACAATGATGGGTGCAACAAACCCTAAAGAAGCTCTTCCAGGAACAATCCGTGGTGATTTTGCTCAAGCACCAGCTGAAGGCGCTGCAACATTTAACATCGTTCACGGTTCAGATTCACCAGAATCAGTAGAACGCGAAATCGCCCTTTGGTTTGGGGAATAA
- a CDS encoding type II toxin-antitoxin system HicB family antitoxin, protein MIKNYPAIFHNEANGRYWVEFPDFAGGTQGDNLEEARRNAKEFLSGVLETYYIEKMPLPDPSNLDTLCTCDGHVEFVEV, encoded by the coding sequence ATGATTAAAAATTATCCAGCAATTTTTCACAACGAAGCTAATGGAAGGTATTGGGTAGAATTTCCTGATTTTGCTGGCGGAACTCAGGGTGATAACTTGGAAGAAGCTAGAAGAAATGCTAAGGAGTTTTTATCAGGAGTATTAGAAACTTATTATATTGAAAAAATGCCTTTACCAGATCCGAGTAATCTAGATACTTTATGTACTTGTGACGGGCATGTAGAATTTGTGGAAGTTTAA
- a CDS encoding NADH-quinone oxidoreductase subunit L — MTFAWYFWLLFAVAWIFAITFWVKSSNISQKWLRITYVICGIIAFLLPFFWGWLVS; from the coding sequence ATGACATTTGCATGGTATTTTTGGCTACTGTTTGCAGTAGCGTGGATATTTGCCATCACATTTTGGGTAAAATCCTCTAACATTTCGCAAAAATGGCTGCGCATCACCTATGTCATCTGCGGCATCATCGCCTTTCTCCTCCCCTTCTTCTGGGGCTGGTTGGTGAGTTAG
- a CDS encoding TIGR01906 family membrane protein: protein MKNRIWTFSTWLWLLSFAVLVAIYGAWLIYPLEIDWLKLTLQVTITKDDLLKNFNVLMTYLTNPLSHTLAMPDFPSSASGLKHFGDVKHLFHLAQAVFVILLYPSWRFLKNSRAKKSLFLHQRTFTFAAFLPIVIAVAGLLIGFDQFFTLFHEALFPGDSSWLFNPATDPIIWVLPEEYFMHCFIIFFVAYEVMMLSLVATARKQLNHRLKNNERKDEK, encoded by the coding sequence ATGAAAAATAGAATTTGGACCTTTAGCACTTGGTTATGGCTTCTATCTTTTGCAGTGCTAGTAGCTATTTACGGCGCTTGGTTAATCTATCCTCTTGAGATTGATTGGCTCAAGTTAACTCTCCAAGTGACCATTACAAAAGACGACCTCTTAAAAAACTTCAATGTCTTGATGACATATCTGACGAATCCATTATCACACACTCTAGCTATGCCTGATTTTCCTTCATCAGCTAGTGGGCTTAAGCATTTTGGCGACGTGAAGCATCTATTTCATTTAGCACAAGCTGTCTTTGTGATTTTGCTATATCCTTCTTGGCGTTTTTTGAAAAATAGCAGAGCTAAAAAATCACTTTTTCTTCATCAAAGAACTTTTACCTTTGCTGCATTTTTACCGATTGTCATTGCAGTAGCAGGGCTTTTGATTGGTTTTGACCAATTCTTTACTCTCTTTCATGAAGCCTTATTTCCTGGTGATAGCAGTTGGCTTTTTAACCCAGCGACTGACCCGATTATCTGGGTTTTACCAGAAGAATACTTCATGCATTGCTTTATCATTTTCTTTGTAGCTTATGAAGTGATGATGCTAAGTTTAGTCGCAACAGCTCGTAAGCAATTAAATCATCGCCTAAAAAACAACGAGAGAAAGGATGAAAAATGA
- a CDS encoding TIGR01457 family HAD-type hydrolase — MTYKGYLIDLDGTIYKGKDRIPAGERFIQRLQERQIPYVLVTNNSTRTPEKVQEMLATQFNVHTPLNTIYTATMATIDYMNDLNRGKTVYVIGETGLKTAIAEAGYVEDTENPAYVVVGLDTDLTYEKLAVATLAIQKGAVFIGTNPDLNIPTERGLMPGAGAINNLLEVATRVKPVYIGKPNAIIMNKALDVLGVKREEAIMVGDNYLTDIMAGIQNDIATLLVTTGFTKPEEVPTLPVKPDHVLASLDEWNFDEK; from the coding sequence ATGACTTATAAAGGCTATTTGATTGATTTAGACGGAACAATTTATAAAGGAAAAGATCGTATTCCAGCTGGAGAACGTTTTATTCAACGTCTTCAAGAACGACAAATTCCTTATGTCTTGGTGACAAACAATTCAACACGTACACCTGAAAAAGTCCAAGAAATGTTGGCAACACAATTCAACGTTCATACACCTCTTAACACTATTTACACGGCAACAATGGCAACGATTGATTACATGAATGATTTGAATCGTGGCAAAACTGTTTATGTGATTGGGGAAACTGGTTTGAAAACAGCGATTGCTGAGGCGGGTTACGTAGAAGACACTGAAAATCCAGCCTATGTCGTTGTTGGACTTGATACTGATTTAACCTATGAAAAATTAGCGGTAGCAACATTAGCTATCCAAAAAGGTGCTGTCTTTATCGGAACAAACCCAGACTTGAACATTCCAACGGAACGTGGTTTGATGCCAGGAGCTGGTGCCATTAACAATCTTTTGGAAGTGGCTACACGTGTGAAACCAGTCTACATCGGAAAACCAAATGCTATTATCATGAACAAAGCCTTGGATGTTCTTGGCGTTAAACGAGAAGAAGCAATCATGGTTGGAGATAACTACTTAACAGATATCATGGCAGGAATTCAAAATGATATTGCTACTTTACTTGTGACAACAGGATTTACCAAACCTGAAGAAGTGCCAACACTTCCAGTAAAACCTGACCACGTGCTAGCTAGCCTTGACGAATGGAATTTTGATGAAAAATAG
- a CDS encoding acyl-ACP thioesterase domain-containing protein, which yields MGLSYQEKYQVPFYESDINQNMKLSQLLSLVLQVSGKQSLSLGMSDEYVFQTYNLVWIITEYAIEIDRLPKYTENIVIETVPTAYNKLFCYRDFNVYGEDGEKILTIHSTFVLMDYDTRKVHPVVDDIVDVYQVEKVKKIYRGPRYEGLENPEETLYHVRFFDLDLNGHVNNSKYLEWMYDVLDVNFLEKYIPHHINLKYVKEVQYGHDIKSRVERDGLTTKHEIVTQGVVRAQARIEWKEK from the coding sequence ATGGGATTAAGTTATCAAGAAAAATATCAAGTACCTTTTTATGAAAGTGATATTAATCAAAATATGAAATTATCACAACTCTTATCGCTTGTTTTGCAGGTTTCTGGCAAGCAATCGTTAAGTCTTGGAATGAGTGACGAGTATGTTTTTCAAACTTATAATCTTGTCTGGATTATCACAGAATATGCTATTGAGATCGACCGCTTGCCTAAATATACCGAAAACATTGTAATCGAGACGGTGCCAACAGCTTACAACAAGCTCTTTTGTTACCGTGATTTCAATGTCTATGGCGAAGATGGTGAGAAGATTTTGACCATTCATTCGACCTTTGTCTTGATGGATTATGACACCCGCAAAGTGCATCCTGTTGTCGATGATATTGTCGATGTTTACCAAGTTGAAAAAGTGAAGAAAATTTACCGTGGTCCTCGTTATGAAGGCTTGGAAAATCCAGAAGAAACTCTCTACCACGTGCGTTTCTTTGATCTTGATTTGAATGGTCATGTCAATAACAGCAAATACCTTGAATGGATGTATGATGTTTTAGACGTTAACTTTTTGGAAAAATACATTCCACACCACATTAATTTGAAATATGTGAAAGAAGTTCAATATGGCCATGACATTAAGTCACGAGTTGAACGTGATGGCTTGACAACCAAACATGAAATTGTCACTCAAGGTGTGGTACGAGCTCAAGCACGCATTGAATGGAAAGAAAAATAA
- the hemW gene encoding radical SAM family heme chaperone HemW yields the protein MLTKPTSAYVHIPFCTQICYYCDFSKVFIKNQPVDEYLQALIREFESYDIKKLRTLYIGGGTPTSITAEQLEYLLTNLTKHLDLSALEEFTIEANPGDLTEDKIEVLKRSAVNRVSLGVQTFNDKHLKQIGRSHNEAQIYSTISNLKKAGFHNISIDLIYALPGQTMEDVKENVAKAIALDIPHLSLYSLILEHHTVFMNKMRRGKLQLPKEDLEAEMFEYIISELEANGFEHYEISNFTKPGFESRHNLMYWDNAEYFGVGAGASGYLNGVRYRNRGPIQHYLKAVAQGNARLSEEKLTKDEMMEEELFLGLRKKSGVSIARFEEKFGLSFEERYGQIVRELCQQGLLVPDDKVVRMTKKGLFLGDTVAERFILE from the coding sequence ATGCTAACAAAACCAACATCAGCTTATGTACATATTCCTTTTTGTACGCAGATTTGTTATTATTGTGATTTTTCAAAGGTTTTTATCAAGAATCAGCCTGTCGATGAGTATTTGCAGGCTCTTATTCGTGAGTTTGAGTCTTATGATATTAAGAAGTTGCGTACTTTATATATTGGTGGTGGAACACCAACCTCAATTACTGCAGAACAACTGGAGTACTTGTTGACGAATTTGACTAAGCACTTGGATTTGAGTGCTTTAGAAGAATTCACTATTGAAGCTAACCCAGGTGATTTAACAGAAGATAAGATTGAAGTGCTCAAGCGCTCAGCAGTGAATCGTGTGTCACTTGGCGTTCAGACTTTCAATGATAAACATTTGAAACAAATCGGTCGTAGTCACAATGAAGCTCAGATTTATTCAACGATTTCGAATTTGAAAAAAGCTGGTTTTCATAATATTTCCATTGATTTGATTTATGCGCTTCCTGGTCAAACCATGGAAGATGTCAAAGAAAATGTGGCTAAGGCTATTGCACTTGATATTCCGCATTTGAGTTTATATAGCTTGATTCTGGAACATCATACGGTTTTCATGAATAAGATGCGTCGCGGTAAATTACAATTACCTAAAGAAGATTTGGAAGCGGAGATGTTTGAATACATCATTTCTGAGTTAGAAGCTAATGGCTTTGAGCACTATGAAATTTCAAACTTCACCAAACCAGGTTTTGAAAGCCGCCATAATTTGATGTACTGGGACAATGCAGAGTATTTTGGTGTGGGAGCAGGGGCTTCTGGTTATTTAAATGGTGTTCGCTATCGTAATCGTGGACCAATTCAGCATTATCTTAAAGCAGTTGCTCAAGGTAATGCCAGATTATCAGAAGAAAAATTGACAAAAGATGAGATGATGGAAGAAGAATTGTTCTTAGGATTACGCAAAAAATCTGGTGTGTCTATTGCTAGATTTGAAGAAAAATTCGGCTTGTCTTTTGAAGAACGTTATGGTCAAATCGTGAGAGAACTTTGTCAGCAAGGCCTATTGGTTCCAGATGATAAGGTGGTACGCATGACCAAAAAAGGACTGTTTTTGGGAGACACAGTCGCAGAGAGATTTATATTGGAGTAA
- the glmM gene encoding phosphoglucosamine mutase produces the protein MGKYFGTDGVRGEANVELTPELAFKLGRFGGYVLSQHETGRPKVFVARDTRISGEMLESALVAGLLSVGIEVYKLGVLATPGVSYLVRTEKASAGVMISASHNPAQDNGIKFFGGDGFKLADDQELEIEALLDAPEDTLPRPSAEGLGTLVDYPEGLRKYEKFLVSTGISLEGMKVALDTANGSASVSARDIFLDLDADITVIGENPDGLNINDGVGSTHPEQLQELVKESGAAVGLAFDGDSDRLIAVDENGEIVDGDKVMYIIGKYLSERGQLAHNTIVTTVMSNLGFHKALDREGINKAITAVGDRYVVEEMRKSGYNLGGEQSGHVIIMDYNTTGDGQLTGIQLVKVMKETGKPLSELAAEVTIYPQKLVNVRVENSMKSKAMEVPAIAEIISKMEEEMNGNGRILVRPSGTEPLLRVMAEAPTDEEVEYYVNTIADVVRNEIGID, from the coding sequence ATGGGAAAATATTTTGGAACAGATGGTGTTCGTGGAGAAGCAAATGTTGAGTTGACCCCTGAGTTAGCTTTCAAATTAGGACGCTTTGGTGGCTATGTTCTTAGTCAGCATGAAACAGGACGTCCAAAAGTATTTGTAGCACGCGATACTCGAATTTCAGGTGAAATGCTTGAATCAGCTTTGGTAGCTGGACTTCTTTCAGTTGGTATTGAAGTTTACAAACTTGGTGTTTTAGCAACTCCAGGTGTGTCTTATCTTGTTCGTACTGAAAAAGCTAGCGCTGGTGTTATGATTTCTGCTAGTCACAACCCTGCTCAAGATAATGGTATTAAATTCTTCGGTGGTGATGGATTCAAATTGGCTGATGATCAAGAATTGGAAATTGAAGCTCTTCTTGATGCACCAGAAGATACCCTTCCACGCCCTTCAGCTGAAGGTCTTGGAACACTTGTTGATTATCCAGAAGGTCTTCGTAAATACGAAAAATTCCTTGTATCAACAGGTATTAGCTTAGAAGGAATGAAAGTTGCTCTTGATACAGCAAACGGTTCAGCATCTGTATCTGCACGTGATATTTTCCTAGATCTGGATGCTGATATTACAGTTATCGGTGAAAATCCAGATGGTCTTAACATCAATGATGGTGTAGGATCAACTCACCCAGAACAATTGCAAGAACTTGTTAAAGAATCAGGTGCTGCAGTTGGTCTTGCTTTTGATGGTGATAGCGACCGTTTGATTGCCGTTGATGAAAATGGTGAAATTGTTGATGGTGACAAAGTAATGTACATCATTGGTAAGTACCTTTCTGAACGTGGTCAATTGGCTCACAACACAATCGTAACAACTGTTATGTCTAACCTTGGTTTCCACAAAGCGCTTGACCGCGAAGGGATTAACAAAGCTATCACAGCTGTTGGTGACCGCTATGTTGTTGAAGAAATGCGTAAATCTGGTTACAATCTTGGTGGTGAACAATCAGGTCACGTTATTATCATGGACTACAACACAACAGGTGACGGTCAATTGACTGGTATTCAGTTGGTTAAAGTTATGAAAGAAACTGGTAAACCACTTTCTGAATTAGCTGCTGAAGTGACTATCTACCCACAAAAATTAGTTAACGTTCGTGTTGAAAATAGCATGAAGAGCAAAGCGATGGAAGTGCCAGCTATCGCTGAAATCATCAGCAAGATGGAAGAAGAAATGAATGGAAACGGTCGTATCTTGGTTCGCCCAAGTGGTACTGAACCACTTCTTCGCGTTATGGCTGAAGCGCCAACTGATGAAGAAGTTGAATACTATGTAAATACTATTGCTGATGTTGTTCGTAACGAAATCGGTATCGACTAA
- a CDS encoding YbbR-like domain-containing protein — translation MKKFFNSQFWLVIVSIIFSILLFLTATTSNYTHVGSQVSGATETFTHTLTNVPIDIKYDSDKYFISGYSYETEVYLTSINRVKLDSEINNDTRSFKVVADLSNLGEGTQTVPLKVTNLPSGVTATASPNNISVTIGKKKTKTFDVQGVIDDNQIAKGYELKKVSTDISEVEVTSAESIIDQIDHVVAKLPENEVLNGNYNGRVALQAVASDGTILASAINPSKARLEVTVKRLTKTVPVTVKMTGKMNDKLSNISYSLSQDQVTIAGSQDALNAVNEVVANVDVSNVTKDTNLSVNLTADNVAVEPSVVTVQLTVTKK, via the coding sequence ATGAAAAAGTTTTTCAATAGTCAATTCTGGTTGGTTATTGTGTCCATTATCTTTTCTATTCTCCTATTTTTGACTGCCACAACAAGTAATTATACGCATGTTGGGTCGCAGGTATCTGGCGCAACAGAGACCTTCACCCACACCCTAACAAATGTCCCTATCGATATCAAATACGATAGTGATAAGTATTTTATCAGTGGTTATTCGTATGAAACAGAAGTTTACTTAACATCAATCAACCGTGTTAAATTGGACTCTGAAATCAATAATGACACGAGAAGTTTCAAGGTTGTTGCTGACTTGTCAAATTTAGGTGAAGGGACTCAAACAGTGCCTCTTAAGGTGACTAATTTGCCATCAGGTGTTACAGCGACAGCTTCACCTAATAATATCTCAGTGACTATTGGCAAAAAGAAAACCAAAACATTTGATGTTCAAGGCGTCATTGATGATAATCAAATCGCCAAAGGCTATGAGCTGAAGAAAGTGTCAACAGACATATCTGAAGTTGAAGTCACAAGTGCAGAATCAATCATTGATCAAATCGATCATGTGGTTGCTAAACTGCCTGAAAATGAAGTTTTAAATGGCAATTACAATGGACGAGTAGCCCTACAAGCTGTTGCCTCAGATGGCACAATTCTTGCTAGTGCGATTAACCCGTCAAAAGCTCGACTTGAAGTGACAGTTAAGAGATTGACCAAAACCGTTCCTGTGACTGTTAAGATGACTGGGAAAATGAATGATAAGCTATCAAATATCTCTTATAGTCTCAGTCAAGACCAAGTGACGATTGCTGGTAGCCAAGATGCCCTTAACGCTGTTAATGAGGTGGTTGCTAATGTCGATGTCTCAAATGTGACAAAAGATACCAATTTGAGTGTCAACTTAACAGCAGATAACGTGGCAGTAGAGCCTTCTGTAGTGACGGTACAGTTGACAGTGACAAAAAAATAG
- the cdaA gene encoding diadenylate cyclase CdaA yields the protein MSNLAAIDAKFWATLVENPWTIVVHLLDILIVAYFIYRLIKALAGTKIMSLIQGVVFFIILKFVAEWIGFTTITYLMNQVITYGVIACVVIFAPEIRSGLEKFGRSTQVFSQTQQVSDEEKLVEALVKSVAYMSPRKIGALISIERTQTLQEYISTGIPLDADISSQLLINIFIPNTPLHDGAVIISGNKIATACSYLPLSESMAISKEFGTRHRAAIGLSENSDALTIVVSEETGGISITSKGEFLHDLTKENFEAILRTHLITKVEEEDHWYQKFWRKKK from the coding sequence ATGAGTAATTTAGCGGCTATTGATGCTAAATTTTGGGCAACTTTAGTTGAAAATCCATGGACTATTGTTGTTCATTTGTTAGATATTTTAATCGTAGCATATTTTATTTATCGTTTAATAAAAGCCTTAGCTGGCACGAAGATTATGTCCTTGATTCAAGGTGTTGTCTTCTTTATCATTTTGAAATTTGTCGCTGAGTGGATTGGCTTTACGACCATCACTTATTTGATGAATCAAGTTATCACATACGGTGTTATCGCGTGTGTTGTTATCTTTGCTCCTGAGATTCGTTCTGGTCTTGAAAAATTTGGTCGTTCGACGCAAGTTTTTTCACAAACGCAACAAGTTAGTGACGAAGAAAAACTGGTTGAAGCCTTGGTAAAATCAGTTGCTTACATGAGCCCTCGTAAAATTGGTGCTTTGATTTCTATCGAGCGCACGCAAACATTGCAAGAGTATATTTCTACAGGGATTCCTTTGGATGCTGATATTTCAAGTCAATTGTTGATTAATATCTTCATCCCAAACACACCTTTGCATGATGGTGCGGTAATCATTAGTGGTAATAAAATCGCGACAGCTTGTTCTTATCTTCCTTTGTCTGAGTCAATGGCCATTTCAAAAGAATTCGGAACACGTCACCGCGCAGCTATTGGACTTTCAGAAAACTCAGATGCTCTTACAATTGTTGTGTCAGAAGAGACTGGTGGTATTTCAATTACTTCAAAAGGTGAGTTTTTGCATGATTTGACCAAAGAGAATTTTGAAGCGATTCTTCGCACACATTTAATTACAAAAGTTGAGGAAGAAGACCACTGGTATCAAAAATTTTGGAGGAAGAAAAAATGA
- the murT gene encoding lipid II isoglutaminyl synthase subunit MurT — MKVNTLMGITAGKAAHAILSKMGRGSTLPGKIALKFDKDILDTIAKDYEIVVVTGTNGKTLTTALTVGILREAFGEIVTNPSGANMITGITSTFLTAKRAKSGKKIAVLEIDEASLPKITEYITPSLFVFTNIFRDQMDRYGEIYTTYQMILDGAAKAPNATILANGDSPLFNSTNVINPVKYYGFDTEKHAPELAHYNTEGILCPQCQSILKYKLNTYANLGDYVCENCGFHRPKLDYALTDLTKITNTTSEFVIDGQDYKINVGGLYNIYNALAAVSVAEFFGVSPEKIKAGFDKSRAVFGRQETFKIGDKSCTLVLIKNPVGASQALDMIKLAPYPFTLSVLLNANYADGIDTSWIWDANFESILGMDIPQAFAGGVRHSEIARRLRVTGYDEDKITEAESLEDIMALIEAQPTDHAYILATYTAMLQFREILASRHAVGKEMN, encoded by the coding sequence ATGAAAGTAAACACATTAATGGGAATTACGGCTGGTAAAGCAGCTCACGCCATTCTTTCAAAAATGGGACGTGGCTCAACCTTGCCTGGAAAAATCGCCCTCAAATTCGACAAAGACATTTTAGATACAATTGCCAAAGATTATGAGATTGTTGTTGTCACTGGTACAAACGGTAAAACCCTCACGACTGCTTTGACAGTAGGCATTTTGCGTGAGGCTTTCGGTGAAATCGTGACAAACCCTAGTGGAGCTAACATGATTACCGGAATCACATCAACTTTCTTGACAGCTAAAAGAGCTAAATCTGGAAAAAAAATCGCTGTGCTAGAAATTGATGAAGCAAGCCTTCCAAAAATCACAGAATACATCACTCCAAGTCTTTTTGTCTTCACAAATATTTTTCGTGACCAAATGGACCGTTATGGTGAAATCTATACAACTTATCAAATGATTTTGGATGGTGCAGCAAAAGCCCCAAATGCAACTATCCTAGCTAATGGAGACAGCCCGCTCTTCAATTCAACAAACGTCATCAATCCAGTCAAATACTATGGTTTTGATACTGAAAAGCATGCACCAGAATTAGCTCACTACAACACTGAAGGTATTTTGTGCCCACAATGCCAAAGCATCTTGAAATACAAGCTTAACACTTACGCTAACCTTGGTGATTACGTTTGTGAAAATTGCGGTTTCCACCGTCCAAAACTTGATTATGCTTTGACAGACTTGACAAAAATCACGAATACTACATCTGAATTTGTCATTGATGGGCAAGATTACAAGATTAACGTCGGTGGTCTTTACAATATCTATAACGCCCTTGCAGCCGTGTCTGTAGCTGAGTTCTTTGGAGTTTCTCCTGAAAAAATCAAAGCTGGTTTTGACAAGAGCCGTGCAGTCTTTGGACGTCAAGAAACCTTCAAAATCGGTGATAAGTCTTGTACTTTGGTTCTTATCAAAAACCCAGTTGGTGCTAGCCAAGCTCTTGATATGATTAAATTGGCTCCATATCCATTTACACTATCAGTTCTACTCAATGCCAACTACGCTGACGGAATTGATACTAGCTGGATTTGGGATGCTAACTTTGAATCTATCTTAGGCATGGATATCCCACAAGCCTTTGCTGGAGGCGTGCGCCACTCTGAAATTGCACGTCGCTTACGTGTGACAGGTTATGATGAAGATAAAATTACAGAAGCTGAAAGCTTAGAAGATATCATGGCTTTGATTGAAGCTCAACCAACTGACCATGCTTACATCTTAGCGACTTACACAGCTATGCTTCAATTCCGCGAAATCTTAGCAAGTCGTCACGCTGTTGGAAAGGAGATGAACTAA
- the gatD gene encoding lipid II isoglutaminyl synthase subunit GatD gives MTYTSLQSPANKEYQYELNVAHLYGNLMNTYGDNGNILMMKYVGEKLGAKMTFDIVSLGDSFDANYYDMAFFGGGQDYEQSIVAKDLPGKKESIADFINKDKVMLAICGGFQLLGQYYVQANGEKIDGLGVMGHYTLSQNNNRFIGDIKIHNDEFNETYYGFENHQGRTFLSEDEKPLGTCVYGNGNNKEDGTEGVHYKNVYGSYFHGPILSRNANLAYRLVTTALKNKYGSSIALPSYNDILSKEVAEEYADTKSKAEFEK, from the coding sequence ATGACTTATACTTCACTACAATCTCCTGCAAATAAAGAATATCAATACGAATTAAACGTTGCTCACCTTTATGGAAATCTTATGAATACCTACGGTGACAATGGTAATATTCTCATGATGAAATACGTCGGTGAAAAGCTAGGTGCTAAAATGACCTTTGATATCGTGTCACTTGGTGATAGCTTTGATGCCAATTACTATGATATGGCTTTCTTTGGTGGCGGACAAGATTACGAACAATCAATCGTCGCTAAAGACCTACCAGGCAAAAAAGAATCTATCGCTGATTTCATCAACAAAGACAAAGTTATGCTTGCAATCTGTGGTGGTTTCCAACTTCTAGGTCAATACTACGTCCAAGCAAACGGTGAAAAAATCGATGGTCTTGGGGTTATGGGACACTATACCCTTAGTCAAAATAATAATCGTTTTATCGGTGATATCAAAATTCACAATGATGAATTTAACGAAACTTATTACGGTTTTGAAAATCACCAAGGACGTACTTTCCTTTCAGAAGATGAAAAACCACTTGGAACATGTGTTTACGGAAACGGTAATAATAAAGAAGACGGTACTGAAGGCGTTCATTACAAAAACGTCTACGGTAGCTACTTCCACGGACCAATTCTTTCACGTAATGCTAACCTGGCTTATCGCCTCGTAACCACAGCTTTGAAGAACAAATACGGCTCTAGTATTGCACTACCAAGTTATAACGACATTCTTTCAAAAGAAGTTGCCGAAGAATATGCTGATACTAAGAGCAAAGCTGAATTTGAAAAATAA